Part of the Arcobacter sp. LA11 genome, AAAAAAATTCAAGAAAAAATACCTGAAATATCTATTAGTACTATGTCTGATGTTGAAGATATATCTGATAAAAATATCATATTTTGTGTAAAACCTTACGCCTTACAAAGCGTATCTGTAAGACTACAAGGTGAAGCAAATATTTTATTTTCTATTTTAGCAGGAACAACACTTGATAGTTTAAAAAAACAGGTAAAAGCAAAATATTATATTAGAACAATGCCAAATGTGGCAGCTTCTGTTTCTAAATCTACTACTACTATTACAGGAGATAAAGAAGCAAAAAATTTAGCTCTTGAACTTTTTAATTCAATTGGTAAAACAATTTGGGTAAATACAGAGAAACAACTTGATATAGCAACTGCCGTTGCTGGAAGTGGACCTGCATTTTTAGCCCTAGTTGCAGAAAGCTTAAGTGATGGAGCAGTTAATGCAGGACTTGAAAGAAGTATAAGTAATGAGCTTGTTCAAGGCCTATTTGAAGGTTTTTCAGAATTATTAGATGGAAATCACCCTGCAATTATAAAAGATTCTGTTATGAGTCCAGGAGGAACTACTGCTGCTGGTATGAGTGAATTAGAAAATGGTGCAGTTAGAGCTTCAATGATTAATGCTGTTTCAACTGCATATGATAAAGCATGCGAACTTGGACAAAAATAGTTTCACACTATTTGAAACACTAATAAGTATTATTTTATTACTAGTTGTCATAGTAGGTTTTAACAAATATGCCTACTATGATAATTTTGATAAAGAATTTATGTTATTAAATGAAATAGAAAATTCATTTAATATTGAAACTTACGATGAAAACTTCTCAATACTTTCTAAAAATATAAAAATTATTATAAATGACAGTGAAGAAAAAACAATTCCTATAAAAATATATAAATACGAAAATGAAAAAATCAAACTTATCAAATATAAATTGTAAAAAAGCTTTTTCATTATTGGAATTGATAATAGTCCTTTTTATTAGTTCTATTGTTATAACTTATACGTTTATTTTTACAAAAGAATTATACGAAACACAAACGTATAACCAAGAAATTGCGATATTAAAAATTGATTTAAACTCTACAAAAATAATTATAGAAAGAAATTTACCTTCTATTATCTCATCACTTAAATATGAAAATAAAATATTATTCCTAAAAGATAGTATTTTATTAAAGAACGTAAGCTCTTTTAAGATGAAAAAAACATCTAATATTCTACAAGTTGATATTACATTAGAAGATAAAATATCTCAAATATGGAAATTTAAACTATGAAAAAAAAAGCATTTACTCTTTTTTCTACTCTTATACTAATTTTTATATTTTCAATTTTAATTGTAAGTATATTTGAAACAAAAAGCATGAACTCAATTAATATACAAAAACAATACTCTTATATTCAAGCAAAAAATCATCTAGCCTTTTTAGAAGAATATATTACTAAACAAAAAGATTTAAAGACTATAAAAAAAATAGAAATACAAGATAATCACTTTAATATTTTGGCAGATATTACAAAAAAAGATAAAAATTATGAAGCCAATTTATATATAAAATCAAAACTTCATAATATCTCTGTGCATAAAAAAATTCTTATAAAATAACATCTAATACTTTTTTAGCTAATTTCAATGCTTTACTTCTGTGAGAAAACTCTTTTTTTATTTCATGTGGTAACTCACCTAAAGTTTTATCAAAACCATTAGGAATAAACATAGGGTCATATCCAAAACCACCCTCTCCTATTTCTTTATCAATCACATCTCCATGCATCCATCCATGAACTGTATATGTTTGGTTTTTATATACAATAGCTATACAAGCTGTATAATAAGCAGGCGTTTGTTTTAAATCATTCTCTTTTAATTTAGATATTAATTTTGTATTATTTTCTTTATCATTTGCATTTTCTCCTGCATATCTTGCAGAATATACTCCTGGTTCATTATTTATTTTAGGAACAGTTATTCCACTATCATCTGAAATTACTAATATATTTTCATCTGGATTTTGAACTTCTATTTTTGCATAAATTTCTTCTGCTTTTTTTACTGCATTTCCTTGAAAAGTATCTCTATCTTCTTCAACTTCAAACTCTCCAATTAGCTCTTTAAAAGCTACTACATCGTCATTTGGCATTAGTTTTTTAAATTCTGCAATTTTACCTTTATTTCCTGAGGCTAAAACTATTTTCATGAACTTTTCCTTTAACGTGTTATTAATTTTATTAATATATAATCTTGCTCTATTTTAACAATTATGGGATTATATATGATTAAATCTATTTTACCTCTTAGTGCAATTATTGCTTTACGATTCTTTGGTCTTTTTTTAGTTCTTCCAGTTTTATCTGTTTATGCAATAAACCTACATGGAGCAACAACAACACTTGTAGGAGTTGTAATTGGAGGATACGCATTAACTCAAATGATTTTTCAAGTACCTTTTGGAGTAATTAGTGATAAACTAGGACGAAAAGGAACTATAATCACTGGTCTTTTACTTTTTGCAATTGGTTCTATTTTCTGTGCTATATCAGATGACATATTAATGTTGATGGTAGGTAG contains:
- a CDS encoding prepilin-type N-terminal cleavage/methylation domain-containing protein, whose translation is MKKSNLSNINCKKAFSLLELIIVLFISSIVITYTFIFTKELYETQTYNQEIAILKIDLNSTKIIIERNLPSIISSLKYENKILFLKDSILLKNVSSFKMKKTSNILQVDITLEDKISQIWKFKL
- a CDS encoding non-canonical purine NTP pyrophosphatase; this translates as MKIVLASGNKGKIAEFKKLMPNDDVVAFKELIGEFEVEEDRDTFQGNAVKKAEEIYAKIEVQNPDENILVISDDSGITVPKINNEPGVYSARYAGENANDKENNTKLISKLKENDLKQTPAYYTACIAIVYKNQTYTVHGWMHGDVIDKEIGEGGFGYDPMFIPNGFDKTLGELPHEIKKEFSHRSKALKLAKKVLDVIL
- a CDS encoding pyrroline-5-carboxylate reductase, producing the protein MKLTLIGNGFMAQALARGLVANFEVEIIGRDASKLKKIQEKIPEISISTMSDVEDISDKNIIFCVKPYALQSVSVRLQGEANILFSILAGTTLDSLKKQVKAKYYIRTMPNVAASVSKSTTTITGDKEAKNLALELFNSIGKTIWVNTEKQLDIATAVAGSGPAFLALVAESLSDGAVNAGLERSISNELVQGLFEGFSELLDGNHPAIIKDSVMSPGGTTAAGMSELENGAVRASMINAVSTAYDKACELGQK